CATAATATTATGAATACATACAAAGCTTAGTTTGACAAAATACCAATAATTTCGCTACTATTCATTCATCCTTTATTTTTCAAATAATCATGATGAATTTCTCTAATCATGCGACAATTATTGGTTTTTTTCTTCAAAAAATATGAAATTTGAAATAGAGAACGAGTCATTTATTTGAGAAAATAAACGGAGGTTGATAAAATAGAATTACAGCTAAAGCAAAGGAGAATCATCTATGACGCAAAAACCTATAATTCCCTTCGAGGAAATTGGTAAAGAAAAACTTTATAAAATGATTGATATTTTCTATTCTAAAGTTGCTAATAATCCGAAGCTAAAGCCTATATTTCCTGATGATTTATCCGAGACAGCTCGCAAACAAAAACAATTTCAGACACAATATTTAGGTGGTCCAAATCTTTATACAGAAGAACATGGACATCCAATGCTTAAAGCACGACATATGCCATTTAAGATAACGCCAGAACGTGCACAAGCGTGGTTAGAATGTATGTCTGAGGCAATGGACGAAATAGGTCTTGAAGGTAAATTTCGCGATATCTATTATCAACGTCTTGTCCTTACCGCACATCATATGATCAACGCACCGGATGATGAC
This window of the Rummeliibacillus pycnus genome carries:
- a CDS encoding globin domain-containing protein, with the protein product MTQKPIIPFEEIGKEKLYKMIDIFYSKVANNPKLKPIFPDDLSETARKQKQFQTQYLGGPNLYTEEHGHPMLKARHMPFKITPERAQAWLECMSEAMDEIGLEGKFRDIYYQRLVLTAHHMINAPDDDEEVL